The proteins below come from a single Staphylococcus sp. MI 10-1553 genomic window:
- the gpG gene encoding phage tail assembly chaperone G, with product MARPSIELITGYTKAGKPQTKKYLAKPIITLFDTIQGTKLAKKMQNFYADSDFKELTEEEYASLSETEKAEYNDKLQEQEKRMLEMFDAIEEITTFIAEMFGNQFTSEELQKGLESGDKGFETLSEVLGSLIAGDVDETKKFVTENTK from the coding sequence ATGGCGAGACCATCAATTGAATTAATTACTGGATACACAAAAGCAGGTAAACCACAGACAAAAAAATACTTAGCAAAACCAATCATTACACTATTCGACACAATTCAAGGGACTAAATTAGCAAAAAAAATGCAAAACTTTTACGCGGATTCTGATTTTAAAGAGTTGACGGAAGAAGAATACGCAAGTTTATCAGAAACAGAAAAAGCAGAATACAACGACAAGTTGCAAGAACAAGAGAAGAGAATGCTTGAAATGTTTGATGCGATTGAAGAAATTACGACTTTTATTGCAGAAATGTTTGGCAATCAATTCACATCAGAAGAATTACAAAAAGGTTTAGAAAGCGGGGATAAAGGTTTTGAGACGCTTTCTGAAGTTCTAGGCTCACTAATTGCAGGAGATGTGGACGAAACAAAAAAGTTCGTGACCGAGAACACGAAATAG
- the gpGT gene encoding phage tail assembly chaperone GT, with product MKLAKKLIEEGMDPDKVANMPIHFFLNIVASEVETKKKAKSFAEIFG from the coding sequence ATGAAACTAGCAAAGAAGTTAATTGAAGAAGGCATGGACCCCGATAAAGTCGCGAACATGCCTATTCACTTCTTTTTAAATATTGTCGCGTCGGAAGTAGAAACAAAGAAAAAGGCTAAAAGTTTTGCAGAAATATTTGGCTAG
- a CDS encoding phage distal tail protein, with translation MNDTILVNGKSLPWLYVQRGFKIPSFNYEVKTDAVSGRAGSVFKSRELSEHRFDLPLVIHNDYLAHSGIKSHDDILSELVEFFDFDKSVKLQFKSKKWYWNVYFEGPLEINSKTENNINVVTIKVVLADPYKYAVEGSQNTAISDAVSVVNSGTTDTPIIVEARALQNSNYFMISKGDEDYFMIGDDDLDKPLKDYSPLILEDEFKTLNGWTRIANGNIVDNILGGIVGGTYKLEKNKEGFELASFPEGKDWVGAQYKKGFSKSLIDFKIIVKGIIYQKIKGAGKIAYHIYDTDNRLIAVLGYLNSAETSANGKFIVSLFNQSGDMIKIFEARNVPLVNKMETLIIYMSLERISTNFRIKVWLYHHEKDANRTKPLQIADKTYTDSGNFYQRPVASIGVYEAKNGASPRMMRMHPLGIYLYQKLPKPPSARDMIIKKGDLIRIDTHTQNVLVNEESFLSEKMFGSNYFNVDKGHTELVINPPGIFDTTVKWQDRFL, from the coding sequence ATGAATGACACAATTTTAGTTAATGGTAAGTCACTTCCGTGGCTTTATGTACAAAGAGGGTTTAAAATACCCTCTTTTAATTATGAAGTGAAAACAGATGCAGTAAGTGGACGAGCAGGCAGTGTGTTCAAATCTAGGGAATTATCAGAACATAGATTTGATTTGCCGTTAGTCATACACAATGATTATCTTGCTCATAGCGGCATAAAATCGCATGACGATATTTTAAGTGAATTAGTTGAGTTTTTCGATTTTGATAAATCTGTAAAACTCCAATTTAAATCAAAAAAATGGTACTGGAACGTTTACTTTGAGGGTCCATTAGAAATAAACAGTAAAACTGAAAACAATATTAATGTTGTAACAATCAAAGTCGTTCTCGCTGATCCATACAAATATGCTGTTGAAGGAAGTCAAAACACAGCGATTAGCGACGCCGTTTCAGTAGTTAATTCTGGAACGACAGACACACCAATTATTGTGGAAGCAAGAGCGTTACAGAATTCCAATTATTTTATGATTTCAAAAGGCGACGAGGATTATTTCATGATTGGTGATGACGACTTAGATAAGCCGTTAAAAGATTATTCGCCTTTGATTTTGGAGGATGAATTCAAAACTTTAAACGGTTGGACAAGGATAGCAAATGGTAACATCGTCGATAATATTTTAGGTGGCATTGTTGGAGGCACATATAAGCTTGAAAAAAATAAAGAAGGCTTTGAATTAGCAAGTTTTCCCGAAGGTAAAGATTGGGTCGGAGCGCAGTATAAAAAAGGTTTTTCTAAAAGCCTTATCGATTTTAAGATAATTGTTAAAGGGATAATTTATCAAAAAATTAAAGGGGCTGGTAAGATAGCTTACCACATTTACGACACCGATAACCGTTTAATAGCTGTACTAGGCTATTTAAATTCTGCTGAGACGTCGGCTAATGGTAAATTTATAGTTAGTTTGTTTAATCAGAGCGGTGACATGATTAAAATTTTTGAAGCAAGAAACGTACCTCTCGTTAATAAAATGGAAACGTTAATTATATATATGTCATTAGAACGTATCTCCACCAATTTCAGAATAAAGGTGTGGTTATATCATCATGAAAAAGACGCTAATCGTACCAAACCACTACAAATTGCCGATAAAACGTATACAGATTCAGGAAATTTTTATCAACGTCCTGTAGCATCAATTGGTGTTTATGAAGCTAAAAATGGAGCATCACCACGTATGATGAGAATGCATCCTTTAGGCATTTATCTTTATCAAAAACTACCTAAACCCCCAAGTGCTCGTGACATGATTATAAAGAAAGGCGATCTAATAAGAATTGATACTCATACACAAAATGTACTTGTCAACGAAGAGTCGTTCTTGTCCGAAAAAATGTTTGGTAGTAATTATTTCAATGTTGATAAAGGACATACAGAACTCGTTATTAATCCGCCTGGAATTTTTGATACAACTGTGAAATGGCAAGACAGATTCTTATAG
- a CDS encoding phage tail spike protein, producing MIHVMNFKGEIVDFISQSDSAVIQAVHKRDINERMETFDFTILSERTTHMQERNRIIIQDKNGQYREFIIDRISADIDGYTEVETVASYLEDITKARPYTPGKLEKMTTKQALSDVLKDTGWEVSDATEYGGLRTTSWTSYQTRYDVLLQLCTTYGMMADFYIEVGSNRVDKRLVVLRKRNPLFKGKEITYGKDLTGLKRIVDFSEIKTALLCVGPEPEEGKKRVELVVKDDESQAKYGLPGRYNWGIYEPETEDQNMTEKRLRTLGTTELNKRKSEGISYEVTAIDIEKEYKHEIVNLGDLVRIKNRDFTPPLYVEAEVISEEYDLISKDVTYGFGTYKEFKESDLRSSFDRKIDAIRQKLSDGLSNVNTIVKESIEGELQYFERKILKGDTPPEKPVNDLLWLDTSNPKVAVLRRYWNGEWIKSSAENASDVGAVTREQALYSELSNTFVNLTIQHSRLIHEVSDVLESEYLVDTDIKAKVNSKLNDTIGVFNEIKQSLDSMTSETATIGKLVDTQALFLQYREKMQALYNTIENAKIAIDERFKLLQSQYTDEKYNEAMEKIASALPGGNWNAETGQLTGDIPNEERLNELEIGLQETFASQINGANQLLKNQVDAELLQLKDEITLSVHSVNEKIDGLGDGVNLLDSYNSSRPVSINKDIVSTKSFQGEYYATKLYTADYLKTILIPGETYTYSYEMEIVGLSEKEVPYTKKHGIIFYSSSVAKDRIMSYQDVERTIGNKIKYTRTFVAPVITDHRFVAYAGFYTDDGTLKYPISSNLVEITNFKLERGTKATPYTESINDRLEPIKIRTTEAENSIKVLQDSLLLTATKEDVQRTLDDQLKPLKNEVNEQKAQLQIMSDSIDSKVSQSDYTTDRNGIVERLNSADSQRQQLSNQISDRVTISEYQSGIEDTKQQINSKIDSISIGGENILDGTKNFTAPFLTNLIEKYGLRTNGELISLDYDSENNRIAWTTRQLNIDVLPNTDYTLSYDAKTHDGIEQGVAYTPIMRLQDDGSQFNPSKYIATGDTYKNTTNEFKRYSFTFNTGETKKINIYYTSKNVNSLVQIKKVKLEQGNKVTSYSESQNDINERIVKVQSDAEMSAKAYADAQDALRKTEAQAYVDGIVSAEEQRAIADAQAKLEQAKKDAKAKADNAENLAKQHANTVSTNAETKAKAYADSKVQQVNQTLTTHETRLTQNGKDIALRATQEELNASKKTLSRVIADLTVNTTTGLTLSYDENGSIQSHTVGPDGIKLDTSKFVINDGDVIVQNGITTIKDAYIDKLFSKQATIEYLKATDIDLNRATISGSKDGESTVLSGGKIRSTGSFARTFPQGSVTYEAFTESWNGVYRSGLISKQFGNRKLTNIERWLALTDKTITTQREIHSMSPDKRGARFIDFFAEETYSSDVFGQGMHVYSGQDLKIEAGYRLSFESSNSWYTQFLSGGVEVVNDGASLVLKRQSGFTSQAGIGGQYIILQAYDGAEHGHLGILSNNRHLSLKSSFGEVHLRGNQVKALNSEGTSLTSITASDFDISGVGRVAFENGDAYLQGQTGVRFTRYKSNTFITAQAKDFVKASSRYLKTNIEDLKDGLETIKKLTPVKYDYISDLQEGNTDGDIGFIAEDSPSISVNNGKAISVQKIATWAILGIQELSKENKELQEEIADLKSKFDILSEVIK from the coding sequence TTGATTCATGTAATGAATTTCAAAGGTGAAATCGTTGATTTTATATCACAATCAGATAGTGCGGTAATTCAAGCGGTGCATAAACGTGATATTAACGAACGTATGGAAACGTTTGATTTTACGATTTTATCTGAACGTACAACTCACATGCAAGAGCGTAATCGGATTATCATACAAGATAAAAACGGACAATACCGTGAATTCATTATCGACAGAATTTCGGCCGATATAGACGGTTATACTGAGGTTGAAACGGTCGCGTCATATCTTGAAGATATAACGAAAGCACGTCCGTATACACCTGGTAAACTAGAAAAGATGACAACAAAACAAGCGTTATCCGATGTATTGAAAGATACGGGTTGGGAAGTGTCTGACGCTACTGAATATGGTGGATTACGTACAACATCATGGACATCTTATCAGACACGTTATGACGTGTTGCTTCAATTGTGTACGACATATGGCATGATGGCAGACTTTTATATAGAAGTTGGTTCGAATCGCGTAGACAAACGTCTTGTCGTACTACGGAAACGCAATCCTTTATTTAAAGGCAAAGAAATAACATACGGCAAAGACTTAACAGGTTTAAAACGTATTGTCGACTTCTCAGAAATCAAGACAGCATTGTTGTGTGTTGGTCCCGAACCCGAAGAGGGAAAAAAGCGTGTTGAATTAGTCGTTAAAGATGACGAATCTCAAGCGAAATACGGCTTACCTGGTCGATATAATTGGGGAATATACGAACCTGAAACAGAAGACCAGAACATGACTGAAAAACGTTTGCGAACTTTAGGTACAACAGAACTCAATAAACGTAAGTCAGAGGGCATCAGTTATGAAGTAACTGCAATAGATATTGAAAAAGAGTATAAACACGAAATCGTTAATCTAGGTGACTTAGTACGTATTAAAAACCGAGATTTCACACCACCTCTTTATGTAGAAGCTGAAGTTATATCAGAAGAATATGACTTAATCAGCAAAGATGTGACGTATGGCTTCGGTACGTATAAAGAATTTAAAGAAAGTGATTTAAGAAGCTCATTCGACAGAAAAATAGACGCTATTCGACAAAAGTTAAGCGATGGTTTATCAAACGTTAATACAATTGTTAAAGAATCGATCGAAGGCGAATTACAGTATTTTGAACGTAAGATATTAAAAGGCGATACACCACCAGAAAAACCAGTTAATGACTTACTTTGGTTAGACACAAGTAATCCTAAAGTAGCTGTATTACGTCGTTACTGGAACGGTGAATGGATTAAGTCATCAGCTGAAAATGCTTCTGATGTTGGCGCTGTTACTCGTGAGCAAGCACTATATAGTGAATTAAGTAATACATTCGTAAACTTAACGATACAACATAGTCGACTGATACATGAAGTGTCTGACGTTTTAGAATCTGAATATCTTGTTGATACCGACATAAAAGCAAAAGTAAATAGCAAATTGAACGATACAATTGGTGTATTCAACGAGATTAAGCAGAGTTTAGATAGTATGACGAGTGAAACGGCCACAATCGGAAAACTTGTTGATACACAAGCGCTATTTCTTCAATATCGCGAAAAAATGCAAGCATTATACAACACGATTGAAAACGCAAAAATCGCGATTGATGAGCGTTTTAAACTTTTGCAATCACAATATACAGATGAGAAATACAACGAAGCTATGGAGAAAATTGCAAGTGCTTTACCAGGTGGCAACTGGAACGCTGAAACAGGTCAGCTGACTGGAGATATCCCGAATGAGGAACGTTTAAACGAACTTGAAATCGGACTACAAGAAACTTTTGCATCTCAAATTAACGGCGCTAATCAGCTTTTAAAAAATCAAGTCGACGCAGAGTTGTTACAGTTAAAAGATGAAATTACATTGTCAGTTCATTCTGTTAATGAAAAAATTGATGGTTTAGGTGACGGTGTGAATTTGCTTGATTCGTATAACTCAAGCCGTCCGGTTTCTATAAATAAAGACATCGTTTCAACAAAATCTTTTCAAGGAGAATACTATGCTACAAAATTATATACCGCTGATTATCTAAAAACCATATTAATCCCAGGCGAAACCTACACATATTCTTATGAAATGGAAATTGTAGGACTATCTGAAAAAGAGGTCCCTTATACTAAAAAACACGGGATTATTTTTTATAGCAGTTCAGTTGCTAAAGATAGAATTATGTCTTATCAAGATGTTGAGAGGACGATTGGAAATAAAATCAAGTATACTCGCACATTTGTAGCGCCTGTAATAACAGACCATAGATTCGTTGCTTATGCAGGTTTTTACACTGACGACGGTACGCTTAAATATCCAATAAGTTCGAACTTAGTAGAAATAACAAATTTTAAACTCGAACGAGGTACTAAGGCAACACCTTACACCGAATCGATTAATGACAGATTAGAACCTATCAAAATACGCACGACAGAAGCTGAAAACAGCATTAAAGTGTTACAAGATAGTTTACTACTCACAGCAACAAAAGAGGACGTACAACGCACGTTAGACGACCAGTTAAAGCCATTAAAAAATGAAGTGAATGAACAAAAAGCACAACTACAAATCATGTCTGATTCAATTGACAGTAAAGTAAGTCAATCAGACTATACAACAGATAGGAACGGTATTGTTGAACGTTTAAACAGCGCTGATTCTCAAAGACAACAATTAAGCAATCAGATTAGTGATAGAGTGACGATTAGTGAGTATCAAAGTGGTATTGAGGACACTAAACAACAAATTAACAGCAAGATAGACTCAATAAGTATCGGTGGGGAGAATATTCTTGATGGAACTAAAAATTTTACAGCACCGTTTTTAACTAACCTTATTGAAAAGTATGGGCTGAGAACAAACGGAGAACTTATCTCTTTAGATTATGACTCTGAAAATAATCGCATTGCTTGGACTACAAGACAATTAAACATTGATGTGCTACCAAACACTGATTACACATTAAGTTATGATGCTAAAACACACGATGGAATCGAACAAGGTGTAGCATATACACCTATTATGCGATTACAAGACGATGGTTCTCAGTTTAATCCTTCAAAATATATTGCTACTGGAGATACCTATAAAAATACAACAAACGAATTTAAACGTTATTCTTTCACATTCAATACTGGAGAAACTAAAAAAATAAATATTTATTATACTTCTAAGAATGTTAATTCCTTAGTTCAAATCAAAAAAGTCAAATTAGAACAAGGAAATAAAGTAACGTCATATTCTGAATCGCAAAATGATATTAATGAACGTATTGTTAAAGTACAATCTGATGCAGAAATGTCCGCAAAAGCATACGCAGACGCACAAGACGCGTTACGTAAAACGGAAGCACAAGCATATGTCGATGGCATTGTTTCAGCAGAGGAACAACGAGCGATAGCTGATGCGCAAGCGAAGTTAGAACAAGCAAAAAAAGACGCTAAAGCTAAAGCGGATAATGCCGAAAATCTTGCTAAGCAACACGCTAATACCGTATCGACTAACGCTGAGACCAAAGCGAAAGCATATGCAGATAGCAAAGTACAACAAGTAAATCAAACACTTACAACTCACGAAACACGCTTAACTCAAAATGGTAAAGATATTGCGTTAAGAGCAACACAAGAAGAGCTCAATGCAAGTAAAAAAACATTATCACGTGTAATTGCTGATTTAACTGTAAACACCACAACAGGATTAACGCTATCATATGACGAAAATGGTTCGATACAATCGCACACGGTTGGGCCTGATGGGATTAAACTCGACACCTCAAAATTCGTTATTAATGACGGTGATGTTATCGTTCAAAATGGTATCACAACAATTAAAGATGCATATATCGATAAGCTATTTAGCAAACAAGCTACAATTGAGTATTTAAAAGCAACTGACATTGACTTAAATCGTGCTACAATAAGTGGCTCAAAAGACGGGGAATCAACCGTTTTAAGTGGTGGAAAAATACGTTCTACAGGTTCATTTGCACGTACTTTTCCACAAGGTAGTGTTACTTATGAAGCCTTCACGGAATCTTGGAATGGGGTTTACCGTTCAGGATTGATTTCTAAACAATTTGGAAATCGAAAATTAACAAATATTGAGCGTTGGCTTGCTTTAACCGATAAAACAATAACAACTCAAAGGGAAATACACAGCATGTCTCCGGACAAGCGTGGCGCCCGTTTTATCGATTTTTTTGCGGAAGAAACATATAGCAGTGATGTGTTTGGTCAAGGTATGCACGTTTATTCTGGACAAGATTTAAAGATTGAAGCAGGTTATCGTTTATCTTTTGAATCTTCAAATTCATGGTATACACAATTTTTAAGCGGAGGTGTGGAAGTTGTTAATGATGGTGCTAGCTTAGTTTTAAAACGTCAAAGCGGGTTTACTTCTCAAGCAGGTATCGGTGGACAATATATTATATTACAAGCTTATGATGGTGCTGAACATGGGCATTTAGGTATTCTTTCTAACAATAGACATCTAAGTTTAAAATCGTCTTTTGGAGAAGTGCATTTAAGAGGCAACCAAGTAAAAGCACTTAATTCTGAGGGTACATCACTTACATCGATTACTGCATCGGATTTTGATATTTCTGGCGTAGGACGGGTCGCTTTTGAAAACGGAGATGCGTATTTACAAGGTCAAACAGGAGTGAGGTTTACGAGATATAAATCGAACACTTTTATTACTGCACAAGCAAAAGATTTTGTAAAAGCATCTTCTAGATATTTAAAAACTAACATCGAAGATTTAAAAGATGGATTAGAAACAATAAAAAAACTAACCCCCGTGAAATACGATTATATTAGCGATTTACAAGAGGGTAATACAGATGGTGACATTGGTTTTATTGCTGAGGATAGCCCCTCTATTTCAGTAAATAATGGCAAAGCGATTAGTGTTCAGAAAATTGCTACATGGGCGATTTTAGGAATACAAGAATTGTCAAAAGAAAATAAGGAATTACAAGAAGAAATTGCAGATTTGAAAAGTAAATTTGATATTTTGTCAGAGGTGATTAAATGA
- a CDS encoding phage holin, with translation MEDKIKQFIALIGGFVGALYLALQASGISAEWINPQAVDAWINVLNTGVPLTLVAYGVWKNTFIVKKSAREQEEYLKEKGLK, from the coding sequence ATGGAAGATAAAATCAAACAATTTATAGCGCTAATAGGTGGCTTTGTAGGTGCTTTATATCTGGCGTTACAAGCTAGTGGAATCAGTGCGGAATGGATTAATCCGCAAGCAGTAGATGCGTGGATTAACGTATTAAATACAGGTGTGCCATTAACTTTAGTGGCGTATGGCGTGTGGAAGAATACATTTATCGTTAAAAAGTCAGCGCGTGAACAAGAGGAATACTTGAAAGAGAAAGGGCTGAAATAG
- a CDS encoding SH3 domain-containing protein, which produces MLTAIDYLTKRGWKISSDPRAYDGYPKNYGYRNYQENGINYDEFCGGYHRAFDVYSNVTDDVPAVTSGTVTEANDYGNFGGTFVIKDDNGNEWIYGHLVRGSMRFVVGDKVNQGDIVGLQGNSNYYDNPMSAHLHLQLRPKDANKDKKSQVCSGLAMEKYDITKLNAKQDKSKNGSVKELKHIYSNHIKGNKITAPKPSIQGAVIHNDYGSMTPSQYLPWLYARENNGTHVNGWASVYVNRNEVLWYHPTDYIEWHCGNQWANSNLIGFEVCESYPGRISDALFLENEEATLKVAADVMKSYGLPVNRNTVNLHNQYFGTSCPHRSWELHVGKNAPYTTANKNKLKDYFIKRIKHYYDGGKLEVSKAETIKQSDVKKEVKKQETKQVVKSTDWKQNKDGIWYKAEHASFTVTANEGIVTRYKGPWTGHPQAGVLQKGQTIKYDEVQKFDGHVWVSWETFEGETVYMPVRTWDAKTGKVGKLWGTIK; this is translated from the coding sequence ATGTTAACAGCTATTGACTATCTAACTAAAAGAGGTTGGAAAATATCGTCTGACCCTCGCGCATACGACGGCTATCCTAAAAATTATGGATACCGCAATTATCAAGAAAACGGTATTAATTACGATGAATTTTGCGGTGGGTATCATAGAGCATTTGACGTGTATTCTAACGTGACTGATGATGTGCCAGCTGTAACGAGCGGAACAGTTACGGAAGCAAATGACTACGGTAATTTTGGCGGTACATTTGTCATTAAAGATGACAACGGCAATGAATGGATTTACGGGCATCTCGTAAGGGGTTCAATGCGTTTCGTTGTTGGTGACAAGGTGAATCAAGGTGACATTGTTGGTTTGCAAGGCAACAGTAACTATTACGACAATCCTATGAGTGCGCATTTACATTTACAATTACGTCCTAAAGATGCGAATAAAGATAAAAAATCTCAAGTGTGTAGCGGATTAGCGATGGAGAAGTACGACATTACAAAATTAAATGCAAAACAAGATAAATCTAAAAATGGGAGCGTGAAAGAATTGAAACACATTTATTCAAATCACATTAAAGGTAATAAGATTACAGCGCCGAAGCCTAGTATTCAAGGGGCGGTTATTCATAATGACTATGGAAGCATGACACCGAGTCAATACCTACCTTGGCTTTATGCACGTGAAAATAACGGTACACACGTTAATGGTTGGGCAAGCGTGTATGTGAATCGTAATGAAGTTTTATGGTATCACCCAACCGACTATATCGAATGGCATTGTGGTAACCAATGGGCAAATTCTAATTTAATTGGTTTTGAAGTGTGTGAGTCATATCCTGGGCGAATCTCAGACGCGTTATTTTTAGAAAACGAAGAAGCAACGTTAAAAGTAGCTGCGGACGTGATGAAATCGTACGGATTACCAGTAAACAGAAACACGGTTAACTTACACAATCAGTATTTTGGTACTTCATGCCCACACAGATCATGGGAATTGCATGTAGGTAAAAACGCACCATATACTACTGCAAATAAAAACAAACTGAAAGATTATTTTATTAAACGTATTAAGCATTATTATGATGGTGGCAAGTTAGAAGTAAGCAAAGCAGAAACTATCAAACAATCTGACGTTAAAAAAGAAGTTAAAAAACAAGAAACAAAACAAGTTGTTAAGTCAACAGATTGGAAGCAAAATAAAGACGGTATTTGGTACAAAGCTGAACATGCTTCATTTACAGTGACAGCAAATGAGGGAATCGTTACGCGTTACAAAGGTCCTTGGACTGGCCACCCACAAGCAGGCGTATTACAAAAAGGTCAAACGATTAAGTATGATGAAGTCCAAAAATTTGATGGTCACGTGTGGGTATCGTGGGAAACATTCGAGGGTGAAACGGTATATATGCCAGTGCGCACATGGGACGCTAAAACTGGTAAGGTCGGCAAATTATGGGGAACAATTAAATAA
- a CDS encoding NYN domain-containing protein — MKKVAIIVDGQFLLHRIRDAQNTTQYPDLSSQYNFLTNLINEKEEELFRIFYYQGSPNKQTVEKPISKEKIDFSESKINKYSSELIQDLSQLDYIAMRLGETMFRGWKLKEPVLKKIREGTIKDTLKLTDNDFAPDFQQKGVDIKIGLDVAWLSNNNIVDRIYLVTGDADFVPALKQARREGIQIRLIKIGNKKINSDLLKHADFVSKLSNEDVNIKSSKK; from the coding sequence ATGAAAAAAGTAGCAATAATAGTTGATGGCCAATTCTTATTACACCGAATAAGAGACGCTCAAAATACAACGCAATATCCTGATTTAAGTTCACAGTATAACTTCTTAACTAATTTGATTAATGAAAAAGAGGAAGAACTTTTTAGGATTTTTTATTATCAAGGTAGCCCAAATAAACAAACTGTTGAAAAGCCTATTTCCAAAGAGAAAATTGATTTTTCCGAATCAAAAATAAATAAATATTCTAGTGAATTGATACAAGATCTTTCGCAACTTGATTATATTGCTATGAGATTAGGAGAAACAATGTTTAGAGGCTGGAAGCTAAAAGAACCAGTATTGAAAAAGATAAGAGAAGGTACAATAAAAGATACATTAAAACTTACTGATAACGACTTTGCTCCAGATTTTCAGCAAAAAGGGGTAGATATTAAAATCGGTTTAGACGTAGCTTGGTTATCAAATAATAATATAGTTGATAGAATCTATTTAGTTACAGGCGATGCCGACTTTGTTCCGGCTTTAAAACAAGCAAGACGTGAAGGAATACAAATTAGACTAATTAAAATTGGAAACAAAAAAATTAACAGTGACTTATTGAAACATGCTGACTTTGTAAGTAAACTCTCCAATGAAGATGTTAACATTAAAAGTTCAAAAAAGTAG
- a CDS encoding ATP-binding protein — MYTDHQKLLENFQQLNLKMIKDYYPKYLESLSKNQKSLTEILLELTEKEVEYQAEQKFKRAIQLARFPKIKYLSDFDFTFQPSINKQEVLTLKSMHFLEKKGIINKTLKQLNRIELLIIDEIGYTPISKEQADLFYQLMSLRYEMKSTIITTNIPFSSWGDSFSNKIASAAIIDRLIHHSKIFKITGDSYRLKDYKSEKSLNIRHY; from the coding sequence ATGTATACAGACCATCAAAAACTATTAGAAAACTTTCAACAGCTCAATCTAAAAATGATTAAAGACTATTATCCGAAGTATTTAGAATCACTATCCAAGAATCAAAAATCTTTAACTGAAATTTTACTTGAGTTGACGGAAAAGGAAGTAGAATATCAAGCTGAACAAAAATTTAAACGTGCTATTCAGTTAGCACGTTTCCCTAAGATTAAATATTTAAGTGACTTTGATTTTACGTTTCAACCAAGTATTAATAAACAAGAAGTACTTACATTAAAATCCATGCATTTTCTAGAGAAGAAAGGAATAATCAATAAAACTTTAAAACAATTAAACAGAATTGAACTGCTTATCATTGATGAGATAGGCTATACACCCATCTCAAAAGAACAGGCGGATCTCTTCTATCAATTGATGTCACTCAGATATGAAATGAAATCCACAATCATAACGACGAATATCCCCTTTTCTAGTTGGGGGGATTCATTTAGTAACAAAATAGCGTCAGCAGCCATTATTGATAGACTCATTCACCATTCAAAAATATTTAAAATTACAGGGGATTCCTACCGACTTAAAGACTATAAAAGTGAAAAAAGTTTAAACATACGTCATTATTAA
- a CDS encoding Mu transposase domain-containing protein, producing the protein MSQATDCYPIDLFNSEEKHLLNPFNMQLLDTYVEDECIRIVSKESMVNFRKGKYSVPTKFIGEEVQLIFNELTDELSIYFDAELIRTHHLSEKKFNYVTEDMCEILKSDVLKHKDDQEILSYIEDSLLKYDEV; encoded by the coding sequence ATGTCCCAAGCAACTGACTGCTATCCCATTGATTTATTCAATTCTGAAGAAAAACATCTATTGAACCCGTTTAATATGCAGTTATTAGACACCTATGTCGAAGATGAATGCATTCGAATCGTTTCTAAAGAGTCGATGGTTAATTTTAGAAAAGGTAAATATTCAGTACCTACAAAATTCATTGGAGAGGAGGTTCAATTAATCTTTAATGAATTGACTGACGAGTTATCAATCTACTTTGATGCCGAGTTAATTAGAACGCATCATTTATCGGAAAAGAAATTCAATTATGTTACCGAAGATATGTGTGAGATCTTGAAGTCTGATGTACTCAAGCATAAAGACGATCAAGAAATTCTTAGTTATATCGAAGATTCATTATTAAAATATGACGAGGTATAG